The Agelaius phoeniceus isolate bAgePho1 chromosome 4, bAgePho1.hap1, whole genome shotgun sequence genome includes a region encoding these proteins:
- the LOC129120729 gene encoding interleukin-8-like gives MNGKLVAVLALFLISAAVSQGRTLARMGTELRCQCIATHSGFIPPKSIQDVKLTQSGPHCKNVEVIATLKNGKEVCLEPTAPWVQLIVKAIMARAQKNSDSPL, from the exons ATGAACGGCAAACTCGTAGCTGTCCTGGCTCTTTTCCTGATCTCAGCAGCTGTGTCTCAAG GCAGGACCCTGGCAAGGATGGGAACCGAGCTGCGGTGCCAGTGCATAGCCACTCATTCCGGGTTCATTCCCCCGAAATCCATTCAGGATGTGAAGCTGACACAGAGCGGCCCCCACTGCAAGAACGTTGAAGTCAT AGCTACTCTGAAGAATGGCAAAGAGGTGTGCTTGGAGCCCACTGCTCCCTGGGTACAGCTGATTGTAAAGGCAATTATGGCCAG GGCTCAAAAAAATTCTGACTCTCCACTCTAA
- the LOC129120819 gene encoding interleukin-8-like, with protein sequence MDGKSVAVTLVLYLVSMAGSEGKALENTDERGSQCQCVSTHSKFIPPRTIQDVRLSQRGPHCKHVEIIATLRDGREVCVEPAAPWIRLAVKTLLARARDNVESPVKEKSRKNKPWISARI encoded by the exons ATGGATGGCAAATCTGTTGCTGTCACTTTGGTTCTCTACTTGGTCTCAATGGCAGGGTCAGAAG GTAAGGCCCTGGAGAACACAGATGAAAGAGGCTCCCAATGCCAGTGCGTAAGCACTCATTCCAAGTTCATCCCTCCCAGGACTATTCAGGATGTGAGATTAAGCCAAAGAGGACCTCACTGCAAACATGTGGAAATCAT AGCTACGCTGAGAGATGGCAGGGAAGTGTGTGTGGAGCCCGCTGCGCCCTGGATCCGGCTCGCTGTAAAgactctgctggccag GGCCAGGGACAATGTTGAGTCACCAGTCAAAGAAAAGTCAAGGAAGAATAAACCTTGGATTTCTGCAAGGATATGA
- the LOC129120738 gene encoding interleukin-8-like, with protein sequence MIGKTVASVLILLLISALGTQGEAVPRSAIELRCQCISTHSKFIHPKFIQNVNLTPSGPHCKNVEVIATLKNGREVCLEPSAPWVKLIIKAILDKADTKPETES encoded by the exons ATGATTGGCAAGACTGTGGCTTCTGTGCTGATCCTGCTCCTGATCTCAGCGCTTGGAACACAAG gTGAGGCGGTGCCACGCTCGGCCATTGAACTCCGGTGCCAGTGCATAAGCACCCATTCCAAGTTCATCCATCCCAAGTTCATCCAAAACGTGAACCTCACCCCCAGCGGACCTCACTGCAAAAATGTTGAAGTCAT AGCTACCCTGAAAAATGGCAGAGAAGTGTGCCTGGAGCCCAGTGCTCCCTGGGTGAAGCTGATCATCAAGGCAATTCTGGACAA GGCCGACACCAAACCTGAGACAGAGTCctaa